In Stieleria varia, one genomic interval encodes:
- a CDS encoding cation diffusion facilitator family transporter yields the protein MSADLTKHAQDSHQGHSHGASRSGELSDVSDARLLWAVGLNQLLTVGQLIAGIFSGSAALLSDAAHNFNDANALLIAYVARRISRKDANERFTFGYRRAEMIGALINLTLLAIIGLYLVYEGISRLIEPKEIVGWLMAATAVLAIAIDVATAVLLWAMSKGSLNVRAAFIHNIVDALGSVAVLIGAGAVIWLHWLWVDPAITLGIAAYVLWQVFKMFPQATRVLMEGTPPELDLDKVVATIEEIDGVDNMHHLHVWELDEQHRALEAHIVLTEDADLGETKVLIKSVLVERFDIGHSTLEFEFQRCDELNHCHR from the coding sequence ATGAGCGCCGACTTGACAAAACATGCCCAAGACTCGCATCAGGGACACTCGCACGGAGCGAGCCGCAGCGGCGAGCTCTCGGACGTCAGCGATGCGCGACTGCTTTGGGCGGTCGGATTGAATCAACTGCTGACCGTGGGACAGCTCATCGCGGGAATCTTTTCTGGCAGCGCGGCTCTGTTGTCGGACGCGGCTCATAACTTCAACGACGCCAACGCTCTACTGATCGCCTACGTCGCCCGCCGCATCTCGCGGAAAGATGCCAACGAGAGATTCACGTTCGGATATCGACGTGCGGAGATGATCGGGGCATTGATCAATTTGACGCTACTGGCGATCATCGGTTTATACCTCGTCTACGAGGGCATTAGTCGGCTTATCGAGCCCAAAGAAATTGTCGGTTGGTTGATGGCGGCGACGGCCGTTCTGGCCATCGCCATTGATGTTGCCACTGCGGTTCTCTTGTGGGCAATGAGTAAAGGCTCGCTCAACGTCCGAGCTGCATTCATTCACAACATCGTTGACGCGTTGGGAAGTGTCGCAGTCTTGATTGGGGCTGGCGCTGTCATCTGGCTTCACTGGCTGTGGGTCGACCCGGCGATCACTCTCGGGATCGCCGCATACGTTCTGTGGCAAGTCTTCAAAATGTTCCCGCAAGCGACCCGCGTTCTGATGGAAGGTACACCGCCGGAACTTGATCTCGACAAAGTTGTTGCAACGATCGAGGAAATAGACGGCGTAGACAACATGCATCATCTACACGTCTGGGAATTGGACGAACAGCATCGAGCATTGGAGGCTCACATCGTCCTGACAGAGGATGCAGACCTTGGAGAAACCAAGGTCTTGATCAAGTCGGTACTGGTCGAGCGCTTTGACATTGGCCACTCAACGCTCGAGTTCGAATTCCAGCGTTGTGACGAACTGAATCATTGCCACCGATAA
- a CDS encoding copper oxidase, whose product MTSPEDRRKFLKVGSIAAATGFISNLLGRNTNAQEPMQRSDTMKHDNMPQPIGNASARPEIPATSDVAAEYDGFSRFKPSRGLDPDSDYYIGKLVPGFRNASDGPAPFEAPDIPKLSYKMDNGVKVFELVSMAVQQEFHPGVKMNVYGYNGSMPGPTIEVTQGERVRIIVTNELPEDTFVHWHGFELPIQYDGAATLTQNPIKPGKTKVFEFDVHEEGTFFYHSHLPMQEAFGQVGWFIVHPKKSFDPPVDRDFGLLFQNFHIPPTHTISDSMAMDWNWHTINGKSGPYTTPLVCKHGERVRVRLLNFSPMQHHPVHLHGHTFWVTGHEGARIPKSAWVPRNNELVGVAQASSFEFIANNPGDWIFHCHMVHHMMNHMVKQVGPRFRHDASVDQYLANLSSRPEVDALRDDKFSTPGYPQKMQGMEMSSDFMKVIWSRKEVRGMRANYPMSVNGLMTVMRVLPDDLYDVVMNSDQDVEKGAVFAEIVRRFGDPSKYMAAPKMMR is encoded by the coding sequence ATGACCAGTCCAGAAGATCGTCGCAAGTTTTTGAAAGTGGGCTCGATCGCCGCAGCAACCGGTTTCATTAGCAATTTGCTGGGCCGCAATACCAACGCGCAAGAGCCCATGCAGCGCAGCGATACGATGAAACACGACAACATGCCACAGCCCATCGGTAACGCGTCGGCGCGTCCAGAAATCCCAGCCACATCCGATGTCGCTGCCGAGTACGACGGTTTCTCGCGATTCAAACCCAGTCGCGGACTCGATCCAGACTCGGACTATTACATCGGCAAGTTGGTTCCCGGATTTCGCAATGCTTCCGATGGCCCCGCTCCTTTCGAGGCTCCGGACATTCCAAAGCTGTCCTACAAGATGGACAACGGCGTGAAGGTCTTTGAACTCGTGTCCATGGCGGTTCAACAAGAATTCCATCCCGGCGTGAAGATGAACGTTTACGGCTACAACGGCAGCATGCCAGGGCCGACAATCGAGGTCACGCAAGGCGAGCGTGTTCGCATCATCGTGACCAATGAGTTGCCGGAAGATACTTTTGTGCATTGGCACGGTTTCGAGCTGCCCATCCAGTATGACGGAGCCGCCACGTTGACACAAAATCCCATCAAGCCTGGTAAGACCAAGGTATTCGAGTTCGACGTTCACGAAGAAGGAACCTTCTTTTATCACTCGCATTTGCCGATGCAGGAAGCGTTTGGACAGGTCGGATGGTTCATCGTCCATCCCAAGAAATCTTTCGACCCACCGGTGGATCGGGATTTCGGATTGCTATTTCAGAACTTTCATATTCCTCCAACGCACACGATCAGCGATTCAATGGCGATGGATTGGAATTGGCACACAATCAATGGAAAAAGTGGCCCCTACACGACTCCGTTGGTCTGCAAGCATGGGGAACGTGTTCGTGTGCGTTTGTTGAATTTCTCCCCAATGCAACATCATCCGGTCCACTTGCATGGGCACACGTTTTGGGTGACCGGTCACGAAGGTGCTCGCATTCCCAAGAGTGCTTGGGTTCCCCGCAACAACGAACTGGTCGGTGTCGCTCAAGCATCAAGTTTCGAGTTCATCGCCAACAATCCCGGCGATTGGATTTTCCACTGCCACATGGTCCATCACATGATGAACCATATGGTCAAACAAGTCGGACCGCGATTTCGCCATGACGCTTCGGTCGATCAGTATCTTGCGAATCTCAGCAGCCGCCCGGAAGTCGACGCTTTACGAGACGACAAATTCTCGACGCCAGGCTACCCACAGAAGATGCAGGGCATGGAGATGTCCAGCGACTTCATGAAGGTGATCTGGAGCCGAAAGGAAGTTCGCGGAATGCGAGCGAACTACCCAATGAGCGTGAATGGTTTGATGACGGTGATGCGTGTTTTGCCCGATGACCTCTACGACGTGGTGATGAATAGCGATCAGGACGTTGAAAAAGGAGCGGTATTTGCAGAGATTGTTCGCCGATTTGGTGATCCGTCGAAGTACATGGCCGCGCCGAAAATGATGAGGTGA
- a CDS encoding methyltransferase family protein — protein MHPKQIVTSYFLIQAIGTAAWWGLLIAYPPSVKWFQPADWPVESLLSFWLADFVLIIAGSIIAAIGVLQQRDWAGHVVGVVAVTVWYPTLVCIAASIQTGEAWIASSMMVSMAGLSLAMATIHGKADQSPATIRVTAMKHSQAVLWTLGQTAIFWCVFRWVLPMGIVELDRYSGINGFEHAFQTPVSIGLFVAASCLGLWSGVTMAASGDGTPLPTATAPRLVIAGPYRFVRNPMAVAGIVQAIAVGWCLGSYAVIVYSLAGAVLWHIAVRPVEESDLRLRFGEAYNDYQRRVRLWIPRFHECVR, from the coding sequence ATGCATCCCAAGCAAATCGTGACGAGCTACTTCCTGATCCAAGCCATCGGCACTGCCGCTTGGTGGGGGCTGCTGATTGCGTACCCGCCGAGCGTCAAGTGGTTTCAGCCAGCGGATTGGCCGGTTGAGTCCCTCTTGTCTTTTTGGCTCGCCGATTTCGTTTTGATCATCGCTGGTTCGATCATCGCAGCGATCGGAGTCTTGCAGCAACGCGACTGGGCTGGCCATGTGGTAGGGGTTGTTGCCGTGACGGTTTGGTACCCGACGTTGGTTTGCATCGCGGCGAGCATACAAACAGGCGAGGCTTGGATCGCGTCGTCGATGATGGTCAGCATGGCGGGGTTGTCGCTTGCGATGGCGACGATTCATGGAAAGGCCGATCAATCGCCAGCAACAATTCGTGTGACAGCGATGAAGCATTCGCAGGCGGTACTTTGGACACTTGGGCAGACCGCGATCTTTTGGTGCGTTTTTCGTTGGGTGCTGCCGATGGGGATTGTTGAACTGGATCGCTATAGCGGCATCAACGGGTTCGAGCACGCTTTTCAAACGCCCGTGTCGATCGGGTTGTTTGTCGCGGCGTCGTGTCTAGGCCTGTGGAGCGGCGTGACGATGGCGGCAAGCGGCGACGGAACGCCTCTGCCGACCGCCACGGCACCTCGATTGGTGATCGCAGGACCGTATCGATTCGTGCGGAACCCGATGGCGGTCGCGGGTATCGTGCAAGCAATCGCGGTGGGTTGGTGCTTGGGCAGCTACGCGGTGATCGTCTATTCGCTTGCCGGTGCAGTGCTGTGGCACATCGCGGTGCGTCCGGTTGAAGAGTCGGACCTAAGATTGCGTTTCGGTGAGGCGTACAACGACTATCAGCGACGGGTCCGCCTATGGATACCTCGGTTCCATGAATGCGTACGATGA
- a CDS encoding vWA domain-containing protein, protein MNLSSAKPTSAKPISARQGVPAQQPSEPAASLLWTGTTLPLFLRPVLRVVLMIGALSVALTQGTASAEQIDLDVSLANPMMLSGEKEINYLRISLTGFEQTAKGERAPVNTAIVIDNSSSMSGSKIEQARKAAIQAVERLDDNDIVSIVLYNSSATVLVPATKATDRESIIEKIRSVKAQGSTALFAGVSKGAAEVRKFLSDESVNRVILLSDGKANIGPSSPRELEQLGASLVKEGISVSTLGLGLGYNEDLMSRLASAGSGNHFFIEEADDLIAVFNNEFNDLMSVVATEFEIHARLSKSVRPVRVLGTKANIIGQDIHIPLVQLYSKQQRYFVVEVEVTPGEPNESLELGDVSVEYQNLVTNTRDKLSSAVNVRFTDDESLVKKNRNHETYAYCTIQIANERNVRATALRDAGQIDEAKQLLNLNGRVLAEVEMECKDLGVAESVIPQLKINRLFNSQQAQGIENDGEWVKNRKSMRAAQSYNSAQQRYEVKVPDSSSK, encoded by the coding sequence ATGAACCTCTCTTCTGCGAAACCCACTTCTGCGAAACCTATTTCTGCGAGACAAGGTGTGCCTGCTCAGCAGCCATCCGAGCCAGCCGCATCACTTCTCTGGACGGGCACGACGCTGCCCCTGTTTCTACGCCCCGTGCTGCGTGTCGTGTTGATGATCGGCGCGTTGTCGGTTGCATTGACGCAAGGAACCGCATCTGCTGAGCAGATCGACTTGGATGTCTCGCTCGCCAACCCAATGATGCTCTCGGGCGAAAAAGAAATCAACTACTTGCGAATCTCACTGACGGGATTTGAGCAGACGGCCAAAGGAGAGCGTGCGCCGGTCAATACCGCCATCGTCATCGACAACAGCTCGTCGATGTCCGGCAGCAAGATCGAGCAAGCGCGTAAAGCGGCAATCCAAGCCGTCGAGCGTCTGGATGACAACGACATCGTCTCCATCGTCTTGTACAACTCGTCGGCCACGGTATTGGTTCCGGCAACCAAAGCCACAGACCGAGAATCGATCATTGAAAAAATTCGCTCGGTCAAAGCACAGGGCAGCACGGCTTTGTTTGCAGGTGTCAGCAAGGGAGCTGCCGAGGTGAGAAAGTTCCTCAGCGACGAGTCGGTCAACCGTGTGATCCTGTTGTCGGATGGTAAAGCGAACATTGGTCCCAGCAGTCCGAGAGAACTGGAGCAATTGGGTGCGTCGCTGGTCAAAGAAGGCATCAGTGTCAGCACACTCGGGCTTGGGCTGGGTTACAACGAAGACCTGATGAGCCGCCTAGCCTCGGCTGGCAGTGGCAACCACTTTTTCATCGAAGAAGCCGATGATCTGATCGCGGTGTTTAACAACGAGTTCAATGATTTGATGAGCGTGGTCGCGACCGAGTTTGAGATTCACGCGCGGTTGAGCAAGAGTGTTCGTCCGGTTCGAGTCCTAGGAACCAAAGCAAATATCATTGGCCAGGACATCCACATTCCATTGGTGCAGCTCTACTCCAAGCAACAGCGATATTTTGTCGTTGAGGTGGAAGTCACTCCAGGGGAGCCGAACGAGTCACTGGAATTGGGCGACGTGAGCGTCGAGTATCAGAATCTGGTCACCAACACGAGGGACAAGTTGTCCAGTGCGGTCAATGTTCGGTTCACCGACGATGAGTCACTGGTCAAAAAGAACCGCAATCATGAAACCTACGCCTATTGCACGATCCAAATTGCAAACGAACGCAATGTTCGAGCCACCGCGTTGAGAGATGCTGGGCAAATCGACGAAGCCAAGCAACTGTTGAATTTGAACGGCCGTGTACTCGCGGAAGTGGAAATGGAGTGCAAGGATTTGGGGGTCGCTGAAAGCGTCATCCCGCAACTGAAAATCAATCGATTGTTCAACTCTCAGCAAGCTCAAGGAATCGAAAACGATGGCGAGTGGGTGAAGAACCGCAAGTCGATGCGAGCAGCCCAAAGCTACAACTCGGCTCAGCAACGCTACGAAGTCAAAGTGCCCGATTCGAGCTCCAAGTAA
- a CDS encoding TolC family protein produces MFNSALSIVATAGIFCTAATAQMPLMGSKASPVGRTFTPPPPIPIAPHGLEQLDQSGPLFPGVRIDASDHDARPTPVYVDGEMVSEVFPMEIEVQGYRLDDFLTLAAQNNPTIRQARLQISAQTAKALQAGLYPNPILNYIGEQIGVDAEGDKDSPGEFQGMTMTQRFVTAGKLKLSREKYMRRAHVSEHLAITQQFRVCNDVRIHFFRALAGREIVELRKELLKTAEDGAVTTRELYNQGQATRPQVRKSSITLQRARLDVLAAENHYRESFRRLLAIVGVDLTDGVVSGDLMPQGDPISYQEAMSLVLAESPELAAARAKLAADQVTIRREQVEWVPDIVAEGGAGYNFEAKETVAAAGVLVELPVFDRNQGTIRQAQLDYRRQQEEIRRTELMLHQQMANVYQQYLTALQIATEYDRVIIPEAELAYQELLESYKANRVDWPTVLDAQMEYFDSRLTRVQYLEQVRTNEVLVRGYLLHGGLMAAPGPTPPGHIDAVAKPR; encoded by the coding sequence ATGTTCAATTCCGCACTATCAATCGTTGCGACTGCCGGAATATTTTGTACCGCCGCCACTGCCCAAATGCCTTTGATGGGCAGCAAGGCGTCGCCGGTCGGTCGCACATTCACGCCTCCACCACCAATTCCGATAGCACCCCATGGTTTAGAGCAACTCGATCAAAGCGGGCCACTGTTTCCCGGTGTTCGCATCGACGCAAGCGACCACGATGCCAGGCCAACTCCTGTTTACGTCGACGGCGAAATGGTTTCGGAAGTGTTCCCAATGGAAATAGAGGTCCAAGGGTACCGACTAGATGATTTCCTGACGCTGGCGGCTCAGAACAATCCCACGATCCGCCAAGCTCGACTACAGATATCAGCACAGACCGCCAAGGCCTTGCAGGCTGGCTTGTATCCGAACCCGATCCTAAACTACATCGGCGAGCAGATCGGGGTTGATGCCGAAGGCGACAAAGATTCGCCAGGCGAGTTTCAAGGCATGACGATGACTCAACGCTTCGTGACCGCCGGCAAGTTGAAACTGAGTCGCGAAAAGTACATGCGGCGTGCTCACGTCTCCGAACACCTCGCAATAACTCAACAGTTCCGCGTGTGCAATGACGTTCGCATTCATTTCTTCCGTGCGCTAGCGGGTCGCGAAATTGTCGAACTGCGAAAGGAATTGTTGAAGACGGCCGAAGACGGTGCTGTCACCACTCGCGAGCTTTACAACCAAGGTCAAGCAACACGGCCACAAGTTCGCAAATCAAGTATCACGCTTCAGCGAGCTCGGTTGGATGTGCTTGCGGCCGAGAACCACTATCGCGAATCGTTCCGACGGTTGCTGGCGATTGTTGGTGTGGATTTGACCGACGGTGTTGTTTCAGGCGACTTGATGCCGCAGGGTGATCCAATTTCCTATCAGGAAGCGATGTCTTTGGTGCTCGCTGAGAGCCCAGAGCTTGCCGCTGCTCGGGCCAAGCTAGCGGCTGACCAAGTTACGATTCGACGAGAACAAGTCGAGTGGGTGCCCGACATTGTTGCTGAAGGTGGAGCCGGATACAACTTCGAGGCTAAGGAAACAGTCGCTGCCGCAGGCGTGTTGGTCGAGTTGCCTGTGTTCGATCGCAATCAAGGCACCATTCGCCAGGCTCAGTTGGATTACCGTCGTCAACAGGAGGAGATTCGTCGCACGGAGTTGATGCTGCATCAGCAGATGGCCAATGTCTATCAGCAGTATCTAACGGCACTGCAAATCGCGACTGAATACGATCGTGTCATCATCCCTGAAGCCGAACTGGCCTATCAGGAATTGCTAGAAAGCTATAAAGCGAACCGCGTGGACTGGCCGACGGTGCTCGATGCTCAAATGGAATACTTCGACTCTCGTTTGACAAGAGTTCAATATCTTGAACAAGTCCGCACGAACGAAGTACTCGTGAGAGGCTACCTGCTGCATGGCGGCTTGATGGCAGCCCCTGGCCCCACGCCACCTGGTCACATCGACGCCGTCGCAAAACCTCGCTAA
- a CDS encoding CHAT domain-containing tetratricopeptide repeat protein, with amino-acid sequence MLTRIKSKWWWLLWSTAGVIVITWAVSSRPLQAQDIAGPKFSYPIQRILEFESEERKLLREQATTHSDLADLYVGFGKYDQAVVRYRNALGYFKPTDDSYIENANRLARVYLELGRFAECRQLLDQNVNVLTVNSSYQTKRQLADTLALLAEFHRETGDFVLANDEYHRVLELRKETTGVSDRTYGVALHNLGIFEWEQGNIDQAEDLLREELKITESRDVAGEDLAHSRESLALVLTYAGKYPEAESQFKQAIEIYDQLQGVDRNRNRTVSNLGYLHIFTGQYDDAKKYLNEAAKGRKEQLGENHLDCADSLNDLARLFYVQGEFDLAMAEARKSLAITRENVELAATVQSERQQMAMAALFRERLDLLLSAASHRPEAAQEAFNEIVAWKGATLMRQRGLRKLTQDAAVAKEFENLQQLVMRIASLSRTVPIDPQNYSLWKQELNDLKSARDALEAKLSSHCVELHNAVDKISSQELAECLPEGTVFVDVFEYNHQQVAEDRGRFEAIPSLMANVLTRNGIVSSIHYGPSADIAIDVDVWRESFGGTQQGAAAGQRLRRKIWEPLLPRIGDAQTVLVTLDGVLGRLALGALPGREPGTYLIEDHRVALVPVPRLLPTIIARDSRRKLSNHLLLMGAVDYDGMGDENPTEVEELPPWERRNAPAVRDANHRFARLQNTPGEIAFIQRLYQKQPWSRQDGLVLLEEAGATEIRFRENAPQCYQIHLATHGFFADPDKVSATSTRSRSQAGAWSSYSDAVRGFSPGLLSGLAFAGANRPPQPDHDDGIMTADEIAFLPLDGVELVVLSACETGLGEVAGGEGLIGIQRSFQVSGARTTVASLWQVPDKATRVLMEKFYENYWVGKMPRLDALREAQLYVLNHPDVARGVRRVSQQAESADNSRLPPEYWAAFVLSGDWR; translated from the coding sequence ATGCTGACGCGGATTAAATCAAAATGGTGGTGGTTGCTATGGAGCACCGCTGGAGTCATCGTCATCACATGGGCTGTCAGCTCGCGTCCTCTGCAGGCACAGGACATTGCCGGTCCAAAGTTCAGTTATCCGATCCAGCGAATCCTTGAATTCGAGTCCGAAGAACGCAAGTTGCTGCGAGAGCAGGCGACGACCCACTCGGATCTCGCAGATCTATACGTCGGTTTCGGAAAATACGATCAAGCCGTCGTTCGCTATCGAAATGCCCTTGGATACTTCAAACCTACCGACGACTCCTACATTGAAAACGCCAATCGCCTAGCACGCGTGTATTTGGAGCTTGGTCGTTTTGCAGAATGTCGCCAGCTTCTCGATCAAAATGTCAATGTTTTGACGGTCAACTCATCCTACCAAACGAAACGCCAATTGGCGGATACTTTGGCGCTGTTGGCGGAATTCCATCGTGAGACGGGTGACTTTGTTCTGGCCAACGACGAATACCACCGAGTTCTAGAACTGCGGAAAGAAACCACGGGCGTGTCGGACCGCACCTACGGCGTCGCATTGCACAACTTGGGTATTTTCGAATGGGAGCAAGGAAACATCGACCAAGCCGAAGATCTGTTGCGGGAGGAATTAAAAATCACGGAGAGCCGCGATGTGGCTGGAGAAGACCTTGCCCACAGTCGAGAATCGTTGGCTCTCGTCCTGACTTATGCGGGCAAGTATCCCGAGGCGGAATCACAATTCAAACAAGCCATTGAGATTTACGATCAATTACAAGGCGTAGACAGAAATCGAAATCGGACGGTCAGCAACTTGGGTTACTTGCATATTTTCACAGGACAGTACGACGACGCAAAAAAATACTTGAACGAGGCGGCAAAGGGTAGAAAAGAACAGCTCGGAGAAAATCACCTCGACTGTGCGGACAGTTTGAATGATCTCGCTCGCCTTTTCTACGTGCAAGGCGAATTCGATTTGGCCATGGCAGAGGCACGCAAGTCGCTGGCCATCACTCGCGAGAATGTGGAGTTGGCGGCAACGGTTCAGTCGGAACGACAGCAAATGGCGATGGCCGCGCTCTTTCGCGAACGGTTGGACCTGCTCTTGTCCGCCGCTTCCCACCGTCCAGAAGCTGCTCAAGAGGCGTTCAATGAAATTGTCGCTTGGAAGGGTGCCACACTCATGCGTCAGCGCGGACTGCGAAAGCTAACCCAGGACGCTGCTGTTGCAAAAGAGTTTGAAAACTTGCAGCAGCTCGTGATGCGAATCGCATCGCTTTCCCGAACGGTTCCGATAGATCCCCAAAACTATTCACTCTGGAAGCAAGAACTGAATGATTTGAAGTCGGCCAGGGATGCTCTGGAGGCAAAGCTAAGCTCGCACTGTGTCGAGCTTCACAATGCGGTCGATAAAATTTCGTCCCAAGAACTGGCAGAATGTCTTCCAGAGGGAACCGTTTTTGTCGACGTCTTTGAGTACAACCATCAACAAGTTGCCGAGGATCGCGGGCGATTTGAGGCGATACCGTCGCTGATGGCAAACGTTTTGACGCGAAACGGTATCGTTTCGTCGATTCACTACGGACCCTCAGCAGACATTGCGATCGATGTTGACGTTTGGCGAGAATCATTCGGGGGGACGCAGCAGGGGGCGGCTGCTGGACAGCGACTCAGGAGGAAGATTTGGGAGCCGTTGCTGCCAAGGATCGGCGATGCCCAGACCGTGTTGGTCACTCTGGATGGAGTGCTGGGGCGACTCGCGCTGGGTGCATTACCGGGGCGAGAGCCGGGAACCTACCTGATTGAAGATCACCGCGTGGCACTGGTTCCCGTTCCGAGGTTGTTGCCCACGATCATTGCCCGTGATTCTCGTCGAAAACTATCCAACCATTTACTGCTGATGGGTGCCGTCGACTACGACGGCATGGGCGATGAGAATCCCACCGAAGTCGAGGAGCTACCTCCTTGGGAACGCCGAAATGCGCCTGCCGTGAGGGATGCCAATCATCGCTTCGCGCGGCTTCAAAATACTCCCGGTGAAATCGCGTTCATCCAACGCCTCTATCAAAAACAGCCTTGGTCTCGCCAGGACGGCCTTGTCCTGCTGGAGGAAGCGGGAGCCACTGAGATCCGGTTTCGAGAAAATGCCCCACAGTGCTATCAGATTCATCTTGCCACCCACGGATTTTTTGCGGACCCCGACAAGGTCTCCGCCACGAGCACGCGGAGCCGAAGTCAAGCGGGTGCATGGTCGAGCTACTCCGACGCGGTTCGCGGCTTCAGTCCGGGATTACTTTCTGGATTGGCTTTTGCCGGCGCCAACCGACCGCCTCAACCGGACCACGATGATGGAATCATGACCGCCGACGAAATCGCTTTTCTACCGCTCGACGGGGTCGAACTGGTCGTCCTGAGCGCCTGCGAAACTGGGCTCGGTGAGGTTGCCGGAGGCGAAGGGCTGATCGGAATTCAGCGGTCGTTCCAAGTTTCTGGTGCTCGCACCACTGTCGCGAGCCTGTGGCAGGTTCCCGACAAAGCGACACGCGTGCTGATGGAAAAGTTCTACGAGAACTATTGGGTTGGGAAGATGCCCCGTTTGGATGCCCTTCGAGAGGCGCAGTTGTATGTCCTGAACCATCCTGACGTCGCTCGCGGGGTTCGACGAGTGAGTCAGCAAGCTGAGTCCGCGGATAACAGTCGGTTACCGCCTGAATACTGGGCCGCGTTTGTTTTATCAGGTGACTGGAGATGA
- a CDS encoding prenyltransferase/squalene oxidase repeat-containing protein, with the protein MSHPSSWLSAIALSLVCHIVSAQDADALRIRYQPRLDAAVDRGLEYLAGKQISRDAAAAMGRPELAGSFEEPATVGNTGITSLAVMAFLARGHLPGRGRYGEVINRGVDYILTQQLENGLLISRNVQGRTTGLMYEHSISTLLLGEVSGMVDPVRQQKVDDVLSRALLVLLQAQKVPKSEANTGGWRYTPGTTDSDLSLTGWSIMALRAAKLNGAAIPDEHVEMAVSYILNCQTRKGGFSYMPGGGTGTTSMTGVAVLCLELCGEHGNEDLLAAGDFILSRPPQMTDPNGNPVRFRYYAWYYCGQAMFQLGGKYWSEFAPIMYDSLLADQNPDGSWQYPNQTLVYNTTYPTSLAILTLTVSARQLPIYQREE; encoded by the coding sequence ATGTCACATCCATCCTCTTGGTTATCTGCCATTGCATTGTCGCTCGTGTGTCACATCGTCAGTGCGCAAGACGCCGATGCGCTTCGCATTCGTTACCAGCCTCGTTTGGATGCGGCCGTTGATCGCGGACTGGAGTACCTTGCGGGCAAACAGATCAGCCGCGATGCCGCCGCAGCGATGGGACGCCCGGAACTGGCCGGATCGTTCGAGGAACCCGCCACTGTGGGAAACACCGGAATCACATCTCTGGCGGTGATGGCATTTCTTGCCCGGGGGCATCTTCCTGGCCGTGGGCGATATGGAGAGGTGATCAACCGAGGAGTCGACTACATTCTCACTCAACAGCTTGAAAACGGATTGCTTATCAGCCGCAACGTCCAAGGTCGGACGACCGGATTGATGTACGAACACAGCATTTCCACGCTGCTGCTTGGCGAAGTCTCGGGAATGGTTGATCCAGTCCGTCAGCAGAAAGTTGACGACGTGTTGTCACGAGCTTTGTTGGTCCTGTTGCAGGCACAGAAAGTTCCCAAGTCGGAAGCCAACACAGGGGGCTGGCGTTACACGCCTGGCACCACGGACAGCGATCTCTCCCTGACGGGCTGGTCGATCATGGCGCTCCGCGCCGCAAAACTAAACGGCGCAGCGATTCCTGATGAACATGTTGAGATGGCGGTTTCGTACATTCTCAATTGCCAAACACGCAAAGGAGGCTTCTCCTACATGCCTGGTGGAGGCACGGGGACCACATCGATGACGGGAGTTGCCGTGTTATGCTTGGAACTGTGTGGCGAACATGGCAATGAAGACCTACTGGCCGCGGGCGACTTCATCTTAAGTCGGCCTCCCCAAATGACCGACCCGAATGGAAACCCCGTGCGATTCCGCTACTACGCCTGGTACTACTGCGGACAAGCCATGTTTCAATTAGGGGGCAAATACTGGAGTGAGTTTGCCCCGATCATGTACGACAGTCTGCTGGCGGACCAGAATCCCGACGGCAGTTGGCAATACCCCAATCAGACGCTCGTTTACAATACAACCTATCCAACATCGCTGGCGATTCTCACGTTGACCGTCTCGGCGCGTCAACTGCCGATTTATCAGCGTGAAGAGTAG
- a CDS encoding VF530 family DNA-binding protein, which produces MNQSQPNNPLHGVTLKAMLEYLVAEYGWERLGQRININCFNDDPSINSSLKFLRKTEWARAKVERLYVYSISYDERRRKNQPNDDEMCG; this is translated from the coding sequence ATGAATCAATCCCAACCCAACAATCCGCTGCACGGCGTCACACTCAAAGCGATGCTCGAATACTTGGTCGCCGAGTACGGTTGGGAGCGACTGGGGCAGCGGATCAACATCAACTGCTTCAACGACGATCCGAGTATCAACAGCAGCCTGAAGTTCCTTCGCAAGACGGAATGGGCCAGAGCCAAAGTCGAGCGGCTGTACGTATATTCGATAAGCTACGACGAGCGACGTCGCAAGAACCAGCCGAACGACGATGAAATGTGTGGTTAG